The window GGTTTCCAGCAGGCGCAACAGGTTCTCGCCGGTGTTGCCGGCGGCGTGGGCGGCCGTGGCGAACAGGCGCCGGAACTGTCTCTCCAAAACGCCGGAGATGCGGCGCGCTTTCTGCTTCTCACGCAGACGCTTGGCGTATTCGGTGGGCTTGCCGGCGCGGCGGGCGCCGTGCTGGCCTGGGGGCAACACGCCCTCTCTGTCCATGGGGCACTTGCCGAAGCAACGATCGCCCTTCAGGAAAAGTTTGACGCTTTCGCGACGGCACAACTTGCAAACGGGACCAATGTATCGAGCCACGAAGTTTCTCCTTTACACTCGCCGCGCTTTGGGCGGTCGGCATCCATCGTGCGGTATCGGCGTCACGTCTTTGATGGCGGTGACGACCAGGCCCGCGCCCTGAAGGGCGCGGATGGCGGTTTCGCGTCCCGAGCCGGGTCCTTTGACGAACACCGACACGGTCTTGACACCCAGGGCGATGGCTTTTTTGGCGGCGTTGTCCGCCGTGACCTGCGCGGCGAACGGCGTGCCTTTTTTGGTGCCCTTGAACCCCGCGCTGCCCGCGGTGGCCCAAACGATCGAGTTGCCCCGGTCGTCGGTGATGTTCACGATCGTGTTGTTGAAAGACGATTGAATGTACACGCGGGCGTTGGCGATGTCGCGCCAGGCCTTTTTCTTCAGTTTCGGCGCCGGGCCGGCGGGTCGCGCCGGGGCTTTCGCCGGGGGGGTCTTGGGGGCGTCTTTGCGCACTTCGGGTTGATCAGCCATGAATTCTCCTCGTCTCTAAAAAAAATTACGCCTTGGCGGCGGTGGCCGGCGCGGCGCCCGTGCCGGGTTTCGCCGAGCCGACGGTCTTCCGTCGTCCACGGCGCGTGCGGCCGTTCGAGCGCGTGCGCTGCCCGCGGGCCGGCAGATTGCGCCGGTGGCGCGAGCCGCGGTACGAACCGATTTCGATCAAGCGGCGGATGTTCGCGTTGATCTCGCGGCGCAAATCGCCTTCAATTTTGTAACTGCGGCTGATCTCGGTGTTGATTTTCGAGACTTCCGCCTCGGTCAAATCTTTCACGCGGGTCGACGCGGACACGCCCGTCGCCTTGAGAATGTCCATCGACCGCATGGGGCCGATGCCGTAGATGTAGGACAGGGCCACATCCACGCGTTTGTGTTTCGGAAGATCCAATCCTGCGACGCGAGCCATTGAGTTCTCCTTGAAAGTCCCGGCTTAGCCCTGGCGTTGCTTGTGCCGGGGATTCGAGCAGAGCACGTAAAGTTTTCGGTGCCGGCGCAAAACGCGGCACTTGTCACAAATGGGTTTCACCGACGCGCGAACTTTCATTTCATTTCTCCCTGTAGGTGATGCGGCCGCGGGTGAGGTCGTAAGGCGACAGTTCCACTTTGACCTTGTCCCCGGGCAAAATCTTGATGTAGTGCATCCGCATTTTTCCGGAAATGTGGGCGAGCACCTTGTGCCCGCCTTCGACTTCCAAACGAAACATCGCGTTGGGCAAGGCTTCCAACACGCGCCCTTCCATTTCTATTTTTTCTTCTTTGGTCATACCGTCCTTAGGGTTCATTCAAAAATAACTGACTCAATTTGGCCGGTGACTTTTGGCCCTGGCCCGCGTTGCTCATCGCTCACTTACCGTCCAGTAAGCTCGCTCTTCGCGCCTTGTCCTGGACCAAAATCCCCTCGGCCAAACAGGCCACTTATTTCTGAAGGAACCCTTAGTCCACCAACGTCAAAATTTCGGGGCCCGCGTCGGTGATCGCCACCGTGTGCTCAAAATGGGCCGAGGGGCGACCGTCTTCCGTCACCACCGTCCAACCGTCCGACAGGGTGCGCACTTTCCAAGTGCCCGCGTTGAACATGGGCTCCAGGGCCAGCACCAACCCGGCGTCCAACCGCAATCCCGCGCCCGGTTCGCCGCAATTGGGAACGGACGGCCCTTCGTGCATTTGCCGGCCGATCCCGTGACCGACGAAATCGCGCACCACGCCGTACCCCTTGGCTTCGGCCGTTTTTTGAATCGCCGCGCCGATGTCCCCGAGCCGTTGCCCCACGCGCGCGGCGTCGATGCCGCGCCCCAGGGCCTCCCGCGTCGTGTTCAAGAGGGCTTCGCGGTCTTCCGCGATTTTGCCGACCGGGAACGTGGCCGCCGTGTCGCCGACAAACCCATCGAGCGTGGCTCCCACGTCGATCCCGATCACATCGCCTTCCTTCAAAATCCGTTTGGGATGGGGGATCCCGTGCACCACTTCCTCGTTGATCGAAGCGCAAATGGTCGCCGGATAGCCCAAATAACCCAGGAACGTCGGCGTGGCGCCCGCCGCTTTGATCGTTTCGCGCGCGACGCGGTCCAGCTCCGCGGTCGACACGCCCGGTTGGACGGCCCGTCCGACCGCGGCCAGGGCCCGCGCGGCCACGCGTCCCGCTCGGCGCATGCGGGCCAAATCCGCCGCCGATTTCAATTCAATGCGGCGGTCCCCCATCAGGGGCGGGGCATCTTGTCCAAAGCGACGACCATGGCCACAAACACCTCCGCCACGGGGCGGTCGGCCGAAACGGTCTCCAACAGTTCCAAACCGCGGTAGTAAGAAATCAGCGGTTCGGTCAAATCGTCGTACACCCGGAGGCGCTTTTCGATGGTTTCGGCGCGGTCGTCTTCCCGGTGGATCAGCGCGGCGGCGTCCACGTCGCACACGCCCGTTTGCTGGGGGGGTTGCGTCAGTAAATTATACACCTTTGCGCATTTGGGGCATTGGCGGCGGCTGGACAGCCGTCGGACGACTTCTTGCTGGTCCAGTTTCAGATAAAGAACTTTTTCCAACGGGCGGTTCGCCGCGCGGAGGTAGTCGCCCAACCCTTCGGCCTGGGCCACCGTGCGGGGGAACCCATCCAAGAGAAAACCCTTGGTGCAATCCGGCTGGGTGAGGCGTTGGGTGACGATCGTCAACACGAGTTCGTCGGGCACCAGCCGACCGGAACTCACGTAATCCTGAACCTGAAGACCCAATTCCGATTTTTTCGCGATTTCTTGACGGAAAATATCGCCCGTTGAAATGTGCGGCACTTTGTAGCGCTCGGACAACGGTTTCGCCTGCGTTCCCTTCCCGGAGCCGGGGGCTCCCAACAAAACGACGTTCATCGCGATGACCTCAGTTGCCGGCGCCGCCGCCGGCGCCGACGTTGAACCACCGGCCCTTCACGCGACCGGTTTTAGAAAAACCTTCGTAATGCCCCATGATGAGGCGCGATTCCAACTGCCCGATGGTGTCCAACGCGACACCCACCGTGATCAGAACCGATGTTCCGCCGAAGTAAAAGGGGGTGTTGACGAACCGATGCAACAAATCGGGAAGGATGGCCAGCGCCGCCACGAACAGGGCGCCGCCCAGGGTGATGCGGGAAAGGACGGTGTTGATGTAGGTGGCGGTCGGTTCCCCCGGCCGGATCCCCGGGATAAACCCACCCCATTTTTTCAGGTTTTCGGCGAGGTCCATGGGATTGAACTGCACCGAGTTGTAAAAGTAGCAGAAAAATATGATGAGGCCCGCGTAAAGCGCCTCGTACCACCAGTGGCGGCCGCTCCAAAACCCCATCACTTTTTTCGACAGTTCCGCGTCGGGGTTAAAAGACGCGAACGTCACCGGCACCGAAAGGAGGGACACCGCGAAAATGACGGCGATCACCCCGGATTGATCCACTTTGAGGGGCAGGAACGTGCTGGCCCCGCCGTACATTTTCCGACCCACCATCCGCTTGGCGTATTGCACGGGGATCTTCCGTTGCGCGGTCTCGACCCAGACCACAAGGCCGGTGACCAAAAGGATGAACGCCAGGAGGCCCAAGGCCCCGACGATGCTGCGCTGCTGAAGTTGGAATATATCCACGATCAGGTTTTTGGCCGCGGGGAAAAACCGGTCCACGATGCCCGTGAAAATCATGAGCGAGATGCCGTTGCCGATGCCGAGTTCCGTGATTTGCTCGCCGAGCCACATGATGAACAGCGTCCCCGTCGTCAAGGTGATCACCGTCGTGAAAATGAAAAGGGCGCCCGGATCCCGGACCACGGCGATTTCGCCCGGAAGCGTGATCTTCGTGATCAACGTCGTCAAACCATAGGATTGGATGAGGGCCAGGAGCAAGGTGAAATAGCGGGTGATCTTGTTCATCTGCTTGCGGCCCGTTTCGCCTTCTTTCGCCAGTCGGTCGAGGTAAGGGATAACGTGCGCGCCCTGCAGCAAGCTCATGATGATCGAGGAGTTGATGTAGGGCATGACCCCCAGAGCGAAAATCGACATCCGCCCCAAAGCCCCCCCGGAGAACATATCCAGAAACCCCAGGAAATTGTTGGACTGGGATTTGAACAACTGCTGCAGGGCGGCCGCGTCGATTCCCGGGATGGGGATCGCCACGCCCACCCGGTAAATGACCAAAATCCCCAACGTGAAGAGGATGCGTCGGCGGAGGTCCGGGATCTTGAAGATGTTGGCGAAAGAGTTCATGGTCGCTGCGGCGCGCGGGTCTCCTGTTTAATTCGTTCGAACCCAGGTTTTGTGGGCGATCAATTCCACTTTGCCGCCCGCCGCTTCGATTTTTTTCTTCGCGGAGGCGGAAAACGCGTCGGCCTTCACTTGAAAGGCCTTGTCCAAATCCCCGTCGCCGAGGACCTTGACCAACCCGCGCCCCTTGACGAGACCAAGGGCCCGGAGGCTTTCCGGGGTCACTTCCCCCGGCTTCTCAATGACGGCGTTCATGTCGCCGATGTTGACGATTTGATAGACGGTCCGGAAGGCCTTGTTGTTGAACCCGCGTTTGGGAATGCGGCGGATGAGCGGGATCTGGCCGCCCTCGAACCCGGCCTTCATGTGGGCGTCGCCGGAGCGGGCCGTTTGCCCTTTGAAACCGCGGGTCGAGCCCTTGCCGCCGTGGCCGGAGCCTTCGCCGCGGCCGACGATTTTGCGCCGATGGCGGGAGCCCGGCGCGGGTTTCAGGTTGTTGAGACGGATCATAGGGTCCTCGTTAAGCCGGCACCGCGGGAGCGGCCGGCAAAGTCTTTCCGCGCATGCGGTACGCGTCTTCCTTGGTTTGCAAACTTCCGAGAGCCACCAACGTGGCGTACACCACGTTGAACGGGTTCGGGCTGCGCAGGGACTTGGACAAAATGTCGCGCACGCCGGCGGCTTCGACGACCGCCCGGACGCTGCCGCCCGCGATGACGCCCGTGCCGGGGGCCGCGGGTTTCAAAAGCACCGTGCCCGCCCCGAAAACGCCGGTGACGTCGTGGGGGATGGTCGTCCCTTTCAACGGGATTTTGACAATGGTCTTCTTCGCCTGCATGACCGCCTTCTGGATGGCGGCCTGGACTTCCTTGGCCTTGCCCATCGCCGCGCCAACGTGGCCGGCGCCGTCGCCCACCACCACCAGGGCGTTGAACGAAAACCGCTTGCCGCCCTTCACCACCTTGGCCACGCGGTTGATGGCGACGACCGTTTCCTTTAGATTCAATTGTGACGCGTCGATTCTAGGCACAGACCCCTCCGTCGATTAAAGCTGCAGCCCGGCTTCGCGGGCGCCTTCGGCCACGGCTTTGACGCGCCCGTGGTATGGCCGGCCGCCGCGGTCGAACACCGCTTTCGCGATGGAGAGCGCTTTGGCCTTTTCGCCGATCTGTTGTCCCACTTTTTTCGCCGCGGCCACCGTCGCCCCGGCTTTCGTGTCCGCGCCGTGGGACGACGCGTACGCCAGCGTGCGGCCGGTGTTGTCGTCAACCAGCTGCACCACCATGTGCTTTTGCGATCGGCGGACGCTCAAACGCGGCCGATCCGCCGTGCCCAAAACCGATTGGCGGGCCCGCTGCCGGCGGAACGCCAGCCTTTCTTGAGGAGATTTCACGCTCATTTTTTAGCCCCCCCCGCCGCGCCCGCGGCGCCCGCGGCGGCTTTGCCGGCCTTGCGGCGCACGTGTTCGTTGGCGTAGCGGATGCCCACGGGCTCGTTGTTGGCCCAGTAGACGCCCGGCTTACGAAATTCGCGAATTTCGGCGGCGACCTGGCCGACGAGTTGCTTGTCCGCGCCGGAGACGACCAGCGTGGTTTGTTTTTGATCGACGGTGACTTTCACGCCCACCGGCACCGTGTAATCGATGGGGTGGGAGTAGCCCAGCGTCATGTTCAACTTGTTTCCGTTGATCTGGGCGCGGAACCCCACGCCGCCGATCCGGAGTTCTTTCGAAAACCCGGTGGCCGCGCCTTCCACCATGTTGAGCAGGAGCTTGCGGAAGGTTCCGTGCAACGCTTTTTGAGTCGGGCTGTCGTTTTTGCGGTCGACGGTCAAGCTCGGTCCTTCCAGTTTGGCCGAAAGACCGGCCGGCAAGACGCGGGACAGTTGCCCCAGGGGCCCCGTCACGCTGACGGTCGCGCCCTGAACATTGACCTTCACCTTATCGGGAAGGGAAATCGGTTTTTTTCCGAGACGGCTCATAAATCCATCCTCACCAAACCTGGGCGAGCACTTCGCCGCCCAGCTTTTCTTTCCGCGAGCGCCGATCCGTCATCAACCCTTTGGAGGTCGAGACGATCGACATGCCCAAACCGCCCCGCAATTTCGGGAGCTCTTCGTAACCGCGGTACACCCGCAGGCCCGGTCGCGACACGCGCTTGACGCCCTGCAGCACGCGGGTCTTGTTGGGCAAATACTTCAAGAACAGACGCAGGACGCCCTGTTTGCGGTCCGGCAAAACTTTGTAGTCGACGATGTAGCCTTCGTCCTTCAACACCTGGGCGACTTCCTTTTTCAAGGCCGAAGCCGGCAGGTCCACGCGCTCTTTGAGCTTGTGGTTGGCGTTGGTGATCGCCGCGAGCATGTCGCTGATGGGATCCGAGGTCATGGGTCAGCTCCTTTTCGTTACCAGCTGGCCTTAACCACGCCGGGGATTTCGCCCCGCAGGGCGAGATTGCGGAAACAAATTCGGCACAAACCGAAATCCCGGTAGAAAGCCCGGGGGCGGCCGCACAAGCGGCAACGGTTTCGGAACCGGACCGCGAACTTCTGCGGCTTTTTCATTTTTGCCTTCCAGGCGGTGGTGGCCATTTCAAATTCTCCTTAGTTCGCCGCGGGCTTCGCCTTTTTGAAAGGCATGCCCAAGAGAGTCAGAAGTTCCCGCGCGGTGTCGTCGCGCCCGGCCGTCGTGACCATCGTCACGTTCATGCCGCGCGCCTTGTCCGATTTGTCCAATTGGATTTCGGGGAAGATGTATTGTTCGGTCAGCCCCAGGTTGAAGTTGCCGCGCCCGTCAAACCCGCGGCGGAGGTCGATTCCCTGGAAGTCGCGGATGCGCGGCATGGCCACGTTCACGAGACGGTCGAGGAACTCCCACATGCGGACCCCGCGCAAGGTCACGCGCAACCCGATGGGCATGCCTTCGCGCAGCTTGAAGTTCGAGATCGATTTTTTGGCCCGGCGGATTTCCGCTTTTTGGCCGGCGATGGCCGCCAATTCCTCGGCGGCGAGATCCATGACCTTCGCGTTTTCCTTGGCTTCGCTCACGCCCAGGTTGAGGACGATCTTTTGAAGGCGCGGCACTTGGAAGAAATTCTTCCAACCGAAACGCTTCATCATTTCGGGCGCGACCGCGGTGCGGTAGGCCGTGAGAAGTCGGGGCACGTATTTTTCAGCGACTGTCGACATATCGTTTCCTTGTAAAAATTTTTCTCGGGGAGGGCGACGCGCGCCTTACCCGATCATCTCGCCGCAACCGCGGCACACGCGGGCCTTGGTCCCGTCGGACAACGTGCCCACCTTGGGGCGCGCCGGCCGGCGACACTTGGGGCAAACCACCATCACTTTCGACATCGGCAAATACGCTTCGCGTTCCTGGACGCCGCCGGGCTTTTGGGGCGTGCCCTTGGCGTGTTTTTTGGACAGGTTGAGTTTGGACACGAGGACCCGCCGTCCGATGCGGTCGACCTCGACCACTTCCCCTTCTTTGCCGCGGTCCTTGCCCGCCAGCAAGCGGACTTTGTCTTTCTTACGTACGGTCGCGAGGGCCATCAGACGACCTCCGGGGCCAGGGAAATGATTTTCAAGTAGTTGCGCTCGCGCAGTTCGCGCGCCACGGGGCCGAAGATGCGCGTCCCCTTGGGCTCGCCCTCGGCGTCGATCACAACGGCGGCGTTGTCGTCGAAACGGATGTAGCTTCCGTCCGGTCGGCGGCGTTCTTTGCGCGTTCGCACCACGACGCACTTGACCACCTCGCCCTTCTTGATCGAGGAATCGGGCAAGGCGTTTTGCACCGACGCCGTGACGACGTCGCCCAAATAGGCGTACCGGCGGCGGAAACCACCGTGCATGCGGAAGACGCGGACCAACCGCGCGCCCGAATTGTCGGCCACGCGCAAAATGCTTCGCTCTTGAATCACGACGCCACCTCCGCGCCCTGGGCCACCGACGCCCGCTCCAACACCTCAACGAGGCGCCAGCGTTTCAATTTCGACATCGGCCGTGTTTCCATCACGCGCACGCGGTCGCCCGCCCGGCTTTCGTTCTTTTCGTCGTGGGCGTACACTTTGCTCGCGCGGGTTAAAATTTTTCCGTACAACCCGTGGCTCAACCGACGCGGGATTTCGATCACGCGCGTCTTGTTCATCTTTTCCGACAGAACGACGCCCTCGAGCGTCTTACGGTCGGCGCGTTCCGTTTTGGCGGTGGTCACGCGGACACCCCCTTTTGTCGAAGAATCGTCAACGCCCGGGCGATGTCCTTGCGAACGGCGCGGATCTCCCGCGGGTTCTTCAAGGGCGCGGTCGTGTTTTTGAACTTGAGGTCAAAAAGTTTTTCGCGGCCGCTGTTCAGTTTCGCCCGCAGTTCGTCGGGCGTCAATTCGTGCCAGCGGATTTCGTCTTGTTTTTTCTTTGCCATGGTTTCGTCCTAGAAGTGGTCCCGGCGGGCGAGACGACACTTGATGGGCAATTTGTGCCCGGCCAACGTCATCGCCCGCTTCGCCGTCTCTTCGTTCACGCCTTCGATTTCAAACAGGATGCGGCCGGGCTTGACCACGGCCACCCAAAACTCGGGGTTCCCCTTGCCTTTGCCCATGCGGGTTTCCGCGGGTTTCTTAGAAACGGGTTTGTCGGGGAAAATTCGGATCCAAACCTTGCCGCCTTTTTTCAAGAATCGCATGAGCGTCACGCGGGTGGCTTCGATCTGCCGCGCGGTGATCCAGTGGGCCTCCAACGCCTGAAGGCCGAACTGGCCGAAAGCCACAAAACCACCGCCTTTGGTGCGGCCTTTCAAACGGCCCCGGTGGGATTTCCGGTATTTGACTCGGGTGGGCATCAACATGGCTTACTCCACGTTCCCTTCGCGCTTTTTGGCTTCGTCTTCTTCGGCTTGGATCTTGCTCATGACTTCTTCTTCAATGACTTCCGCCTCGGCCGCGGGCTCGACGGGCACCACCGGTTCCGGCGTCACCAGTCCCTGCTCCGCGCGGCGGGCCAACTCTTCTTTTTCTTTTTCTTCGATCACGCGGACTTCTTCCATCAAATCGGCGTCGGTTTTCTTGAACATCTCTTTGCGGAAGACCCACGTCTTGACCCCGATGGTGCCCATGTTGATGCGGGCTTCCGTGAAGCCGTAGTCGATGTCCGCGCGAAAAGTTTGAAGCGGCACGCGCCCGTCTTTCAACCATTCGGTGCGGGCGATTTCGGCGCCGCCCAGCCGGCCGGCCACCTGGATCTTGATCCCCAAAGCGCCGCCTTGCATGGCGCGTTCGATGGCGCGTTTCATGGCGCGGCGAAAACCGATTTGCTTTTCCAACTGCATGGCCACGCCCTCCGCCACGAGCTGAGCGTCGATCTCGGGTTTTTTGATCTCGATGATCTGAATCGCGGTTTTGAGGCTGGTCATTTCCTCAACGACGTTGCGCAGCCCTTCGATGTCGGCGCCCTTGCGTCCAATGACGAGGCCCGGGCGGGCCGTGTAGATGTCGACATGCAAATATTTCCCCGTCCGGCGGATGCCGATGCGGGAGACGGCGGCCAGTTTGAGCCGCTCCTTCAAGAACCGGCGAATTTTGAAATCTTCTTCAATCAGCGAGGGCATTTCCTTGATGTTCAACCACTTGGAATCCCATTCGCGGATGTAGCCGAGTCGAATGCCTTTGGGGTGTGTTTTGTGACCCATAAAATCCTTCCTTAGTTGTCGCTCACGACGATCGTGAGGTGACACATCTTTCGTTTAAAGATCGCGCGGGAGCCTTGCGCTTTGGGCATGACCCGTTTGAGGGTCGGGCCGTGGTTCACCCAGGCCTGGGACACTTTGAGCCGCGCCGGATCGGTGCCTTTGCCGGCGTTGGAGACCGCGCTCTTTAAGGTTTTGCCCACGAGAACGCGGCACGCGCGGGGCACCCAGGGCAGCATGCCCAGGGCGTCCACAACGGGTTTCCCCTTGATGAGCTTCAAAACTTGCCCGACTTTCAGATACGAGAAGCGCGCAAAGCGCGCGTGCGCAATCGATTCCATAAAAGCTCAAACTCCTCTGTGGCAATCTGCCGTCTTGCGAAAAACCAATGACACCGAACCCCACCCGGCCCCGCCCGGGGCCCGACGACCCTTACGTTTTGGCGGCGGCTTCCTTCGTGTGCGCTTCGCCGTGGCCTTTGAAGTAGCGCGTCGGGGCAAACTCGCCCAGCTTGTGTCCCACCATCTGCTCGGTCACAAACACCTCGAGGTGCTTGCGCCCGTTGTGCACCAAAAATTTAATGCCCACGAAGTCCGGGGCGATGGTGCTCGCGCGGGCCCAGGTTTTGATGGGCTTTTTGTCCCCGTTCTTGCGCTGGGTTTCGACCTTCTCGACCAGGTTCGAATCGATGAACGGTCCCTTCTTTTTGGATCGCGACATGAAATTCTCCTTACGCCGATTCCGCGGCGTTGGTCCGCCGACGAACGATCATCCAGTGATGGCTTTTGGGCGACCGCGTTTTGTAGCCCTTCGCCGGCTGGTTCCAAGGCGACCGGGGTTGGTTGTTGCCTTTGGACCGGCCGCGGCCGCCGCCGTGCGGGTGGTCGACGGCGTTCATCGCCGTGCCGCGCACGTGGGATTTGAAACCACGGTGACGGTTTCGGCCGGCGTTCCCGATCGTCAAATTTTCATGCTCCGTGTTGCCCACCTGGCCGACGGTGGCGAAGCAGGCGTCCGGCACCATCCGGATTTCGCCGGAGGGCATCTTGAGCGTGGCGTAGCCGTTTTCGCGGGCCATGAGTTGAATGGACGCGCCGGCCGAGCGGGCCATTTGGGCGCCGTTGCCGGGAATCAGTTCCACCGCGTGGATCACGGTTCCCACGGGGATGTTGGCCAAAGAGAGCGCGTTGCCGGTTTTGATTTCCGCTTTCGGTCCCGACAGGACCATGTCGCCCACGGCGAGGCCCACGGGATGCAAGATGTAGCGTTTGGCGCCGTCTTTGTAGTGCAGGAGCGCCAGACGGGCGGAGCGGTTCGGGTCGTACTCGATGGCGGCGACTTTGGCCGGCACGCCGGGTTTGTCGCGCTTGAAATCGACGACGCGGTACATCCGCTTGTGCCCGCCGCCGCGGAAGCGGACCATCACGGTTCCGGTGTTGTTGCGGCCGCCGGATTTACGCAGGGGCTGCAACAGCGCCTTTTCGGGCGCTTTTTTTGTCAAATCGCTGAAATCTTCCACCGTGATGGCACGGCGGGAGGGTGTGTAAGGTTTGAAAGTTTTCATCGGCATCGTCGTTCTCCGTTAAGCCTGCGGCTCCGCGTGCTTGATTTCCTGGCCTTGCTTCAACGTCACGATGGCCTTTTTCCAATCCGACTGGTAGCCGGCGTGGGCGCCGCGCCGGCGAAGCTTGCCGGGCATGTTCATGGTGTTGACGGCCGTCACCTTGACCTTGAACACCGTCTGCACGGCGTCCTTGATTTGGCCTTTGGTGGCCCGCGGCGCGACCTCAAAAATGTATTTGTTCTGCTCCCGCAACAGCGTCGACCGTTCCGTCAAAACCGGCCGGAAAAGAACTTGCGTCGTGGCAAGACCCATATCAGTTGACCCCCGGGGTCGACCCGTCGAGACGGGCGGTGATTTGGTCCAAGGCGACCTTGGTGAAGACAAGCTGGTCCGCCAGCAGGGCGGCGTAGCTGGTCAAGTCGCGGGCGCGGCACAGGCGCAGGCCCGCGAAGTTGCGCGTGGCCCGGTCCAGCGCCGGCGTGATGTCGTCGACCACCACCACCGTCTTGGGTCCCAGCTTCAAGGCGGCGGCCCAGGCGGCCACCAGCTTGGTTTTGGGTTCCGCCAATAAAAATTGGTCCACCACCGCCAATTTCCCGTCGGCGACAAAACTCGACAGAACGGCCCGCAAGGCCAACCGGCGCTTCGCCGGAGGGACCGCTTGGACGTAGCTGCGCGGTTTGGGACCGAACGTGATCCCCCCGTGGCGCCACAGGGGCGAGCGGATCGAACCCGCCCGGGCGTTGCCGGTGTGTTTTTGTTTCCACGGCTTCAAACCGCCGCCGGACACTTCGCCGCGCGTTTTTGTGGAGTGCGTGCCGCGCCGCTGGTTCGCGAGGTACGCGGTCACGACCTCATGAATCAGTGTCGAAGGGGCTTTCACCTTGAACACCGCGTCCGCCAGCTCCACGCTGCCGGCCTTCTGACCTTTTGAATTCAAAACGTCTACCGTCGACATAGTATCCTCTTTATTTCTTTTCCGGCTTGCCGCTCTTGGCGGGCGCGGCCTTCGCGGCTTTCTTCGCCACCGCGGCGGGCGCTTGCTTCACGCGGCGGGGCCGCGTGGTCTTGTACAGGCTCACGCAGGTGCCCGGCGCGCCGGGGACCGACCCCCGCACCAGCATCAAATTTTCCGTCGGGTTCACGTCCACCACGAGCAAGCGCTGGATGGTTTTGATTTCCGCGCCCATGTGCCCGGGCCCGCGCTTGCCGGGCCACACGCGTTCACGCCCCGAAGACCCCGGCGCGCGCCAGCGATCGGACTGGCCGTGGGTTTTGGGACCGCCTTTGAACCGGTGGCGCTTGACCGCGCCGGCGAAGCCCTTTCCCTTGATCATTCCCGACGCGTCGATGATGTCGCCCGCGGCGAACTGTTCGACGCGGATTTCCATGCCGGCCTCAAAACCATCCACGGACGGCAAGCGGAACTCCTGCAGCCATCGCGTCGGGACGGCGTTCGTTTTGGCGAAGTGCCCCGCTTCCGGCTTCGAGAAATTTTTGGGGCGGATGTCGCCGAAACCCAATTGCAACGCGGCGTAACCGTCGGTGGCGGGGGTTTTCACCTGAACCACACGGCACGGCCCGGCTTGAAAAACGGTGACCGGCACGATTTCGCCTTTGGGGCTGAACACGCGGGTCATCCCGATTTTCTTGGCCAGGATGGCTTTCATCGCCGGCACGGCTTTTTTTTCGGCCGTCGCTTCGGCGGGTTTCTCTGTCGTCGTTTCGCTCATGGCTTTTCCTTACAGCTTGATTTCCACGTCCACCCCGGCGGGGAGGTCCAATTTCATCATTTCTTCAACCGTCTTCGCCGTGGGTTCCATAATATCGATCAGGCGCTTGTGCACCCGCATCTCAAATTGCTCCCGGGATTTCTTGTCCGTGTGGACCGACCGGTTGACCGTGTACCGTTTGATCTGCGTCGGCAGAAGGACCGGCCCCACCAGCGTCG of the Elusimicrobiota bacterium genome contains:
- the rplF gene encoding 50S ribosomal protein L6, which codes for MSRLGKKPISLPDKVKVNVQGATVSVTGPLGQLSRVLPAGLSAKLEGPSLTVDRKNDSPTQKALHGTFRKLLLNMVEGAATGFSKELRIGGVGFRAQINGNKLNMTLGYSHPIDYTVPVGVKVTVDQKQTTLVVSGADKQLVGQVAAEIREFRKPGVYWANNEPVGIRYANEHVRRKAGKAAAGAAGAAGGAKK
- the rpsH gene encoding 30S ribosomal protein S8; protein product: MTSDPISDMLAAITNANHKLKERVDLPASALKKEVAQVLKDEGYIVDYKVLPDRKQGVLRLFLKYLPNKTRVLQGVKRVSRPGLRVYRGYEELPKLRGGLGMSIVSTSKGLMTDRRSRKEKLGGEVLAQVW
- a CDS encoding type Z 30S ribosomal protein S14; the encoded protein is MATTAWKAKMKKPQKFAVRFRNRCRLCGRPRAFYRDFGLCRICFRNLALRGEIPGVVKASW
- the rplE gene encoding 50S ribosomal protein L5, producing MSTVAEKYVPRLLTAYRTAVAPEMMKRFGWKNFFQVPRLQKIVLNLGVSEAKENAKVMDLAAEELAAIAGQKAEIRRAKKSISNFKLREGMPIGLRVTLRGVRMWEFLDRLVNVAMPRIRDFQGIDLRRGFDGRGNFNLGLTEQYIFPEIQLDKSDKARGMNVTMVTTAGRDDTARELLTLLGMPFKKAKPAAN
- a CDS encoding 50S ribosomal protein L24 → MALATVRKKDKVRLLAGKDRGKEGEVVEVDRIGRRVLVSKLNLSKKHAKGTPQKPGGVQEREAYLPMSKVMVVCPKCRRPARPKVGTLSDGTKARVCRGCGEMIG
- the rplN gene encoding 50S ribosomal protein L14 encodes the protein MIQERSILRVADNSGARLVRVFRMHGGFRRRYAYLGDVVTASVQNALPDSSIKKGEVVKCVVVRTRKERRRPDGSYIRFDDNAAVVIDAEGEPKGTRIFGPVARELRERNYLKIISLAPEVV
- the rpsQ gene encoding 30S ribosomal protein S17, which produces MTTAKTERADRKTLEGVVLSEKMNKTRVIEIPRRLSHGLYGKILTRASKVYAHDEKNESRAGDRVRVMETRPMSKLKRWRLVEVLERASVAQGAEVAS
- the rpmC gene encoding 50S ribosomal protein L29, translating into MAKKKQDEIRWHELTPDELRAKLNSGREKLFDLKFKNTTAPLKNPREIRAVRKDIARALTILRQKGVSA
- the rplP gene encoding 50S ribosomal protein L16, translating into MLMPTRVKYRKSHRGRLKGRTKGGGFVAFGQFGLQALEAHWITARQIEATRVTLMRFLKKGGKVWIRIFPDKPVSKKPAETRMGKGKGNPEFWVAVVKPGRILFEIEGVNEETAKRAMTLAGHKLPIKCRLARRDHF
- the rpsC gene encoding 30S ribosomal protein S3, coding for MGHKTHPKGIRLGYIREWDSKWLNIKEMPSLIEEDFKIRRFLKERLKLAAVSRIGIRRTGKYLHVDIYTARPGLVIGRKGADIEGLRNVVEEMTSLKTAIQIIEIKKPEIDAQLVAEGVAMQLEKQIGFRRAMKRAIERAMQGGALGIKIQVAGRLGGAEIARTEWLKDGRVPLQTFRADIDYGFTEARINMGTIGVKTWVFRKEMFKKTDADLMEEVRVIEEKEKEELARRAEQGLVTPEPVVPVEPAAEAEVIEEEVMSKIQAEEDEAKKREGNVE
- the rplV gene encoding 50S ribosomal protein L22; its protein translation is MESIAHARFARFSYLKVGQVLKLIKGKPVVDALGMLPWVPRACRVLVGKTLKSAVSNAGKGTDPARLKVSQAWVNHGPTLKRVMPKAQGSRAIFKRKMCHLTIVVSDN
- the rpsS gene encoding 30S ribosomal protein S19, with amino-acid sequence MSRSKKKGPFIDSNLVEKVETQRKNGDKKPIKTWARASTIAPDFVGIKFLVHNGRKHLEVFVTEQMVGHKLGEFAPTRYFKGHGEAHTKEAAAKT